CGTCGATGTCCAGCATGCCGAACCGGATCTGTCCCCTGAGCAGGGGAATCAGCTTCACGTTGACCTTGGCGCCGAGCACCTGAAGCATGGGTTGCGGTCCGAAACCCTCGGCATTGGACAGGCTGACCCGCCCCATCTCCACACCCAATGAAGGGAATACGGTCAGGGAAAGGTCCTCGTCAAAGACCAGTGTGCGCCCGGTTTCGTCATGCACGGCGCGGGCGATGCGCTCCCTGTAGTCGTTGATGTCGAAGGTGGAAAGAAAAACCACAACCGCAACGGCCACCAGAATGACGGCAGCCGCCGCTCCGATTCCGATCCATTTCACAATCTTGGTCATGTAATCCCCGCACAGGGCGATAGCTAGTCGCCCAGCAGATTCCGGATTGCCACAAGTTCGTTTTGAATATCCCGCAGAAATGCGTCCCGATCCCGATTGCCCAGTTTCTTCTTGGCCCCCTCGATGGTCAGGCCTTCGTCATAAAGCAACCGCTTTATCTCGCTGATGACTTCCAGGGTCTCCACGGTGTAGAGCCGCTGTCCGCTTTCGGTCCTGATGGGCTGAATTTCCTCGAATTCCCCTTCCCAGAACCGAAGCACATACGGTTTGACCCCGATTTTTCTGGCCGCCTGCCCGATCTTGTATGTCTTTTGCTCACGCAGTTCGTCCATCCCGGCAGGATACCAGAACTCCCGGTCAAAACCAACCGGCAGATGGCGTCAATGCGTTTTCCGATACCGGATACGCAACTCGGGACAGGGATCGCAGACCTGCCACATTTGCAAGTCCGATGCCGTCCTTTCCGGAATGACCTC
Above is a window of Pseudodesulfovibrio tunisiensis DNA encoding:
- a CDS encoding MerR family transcriptional regulator — encoded protein: MDELREQKTYKIGQAARKIGVKPYVLRFWEGEFEEIQPIRTESGQRLYTVETLEVISEIKRLLYDEGLTIEGAKKKLGNRDRDAFLRDIQNELVAIRNLLGD